In Humulus lupulus chromosome 6, drHumLupu1.1, whole genome shotgun sequence, a single genomic region encodes these proteins:
- the LOC133782057 gene encoding uncharacterized protein LOC133782057, with product MNMKGMTKKKMGGFMCHSPAATAVCITPDSRSAIVPGRRLVPADRYVTATTTSGDRHINGRLFTTAKYSKLVHHHHQHDHHSQRKLINNTSTTSTNSAHNKSVVLPASLIKGPQKASRINGDHDHYRQQRPPKPPQLMINSVPDNVFQVVVMRVSLHCQGCAGKLKKHLSKMEGVTSFSIELETKRVTVMGHVSPVGVLESISKVRRAEFWPSACSATE from the exons ATGAACATGAAAGGCATGACCAAGAAGAAAATGGGGGGTTTCATGTGCCACTCTCCCGCGGCAACCGCCGTTTGCATTACGCCTGATTCGCGCTCGGCCATCGTGCCAGGCCGAAGACTCGTACCGGCAGATCGTTATGTTACCGCCACTACTACTAGTGGTGATCGTCACATTAATGGGAGATTATTCACCACTGCCAAGTACTCGAAACTtgttcatcatcatcatcaacacgATCATCATTCTCAAAGAAAGTTGATCAATAATACAAGTACCACAAGTACTAATTCGGCTCATAACAAATCAGTCGTTTTGCCTGCTTCCTTGATCAAGGGCCCACAAAAAGCTTCAAGGATTAATGGTGATCATGATCATTATCGTCAGCAAAGACCTCCCAAACCACCACAACTCATGATCAATTCAGTGCCTGATAATGTATTCCAG GTGGTTGTAATGAGGGTTTCTCTTCATTGTCAAGGATGCGCTGGTAAACTCAAGAAACATCTTTCTAAAATGGAAG GAGTGACGTCGTTTAGCATAGAGCTGGAAACGAAAAGGGTAACTGTGATGGGACACGTGTCGCCCGTTGGAGTTTTGGAGAGCATCTCCAAGGTTAGAAGAGCAGAGTTCTGGCCCTCTGCATGTTCTGCTACCGAATAG